From a region of the Oncorhynchus masou masou isolate Uvic2021 unplaced genomic scaffold, UVic_Omas_1.1 unplaced_scaffold_4207, whole genome shotgun sequence genome:
- the LOC135534944 gene encoding vesicle transport through interaction with t-SNAREs homolog 1B-like, translating into MPDRLLKCQGEEKKRLVRTFDERHGEAVEVLQGMEQELIGVPSSYRNAMSTRLRLFRRDLGKLQREVKSSDLSSTRPAEGAYGIYSSQNEHSTQLQSQRALLIQGHEHLNNASQSIERSQRIAAETDQIGVDIIEELGEQREQLDRTRDRVSGIGKVCRHKALIGKLWRHKALIEKMMIWTDPRSD; encoded by the exons aggagaagaagaggttgGTGAGAACTTTTGACGAAAGACACGGAGAGGCAGTGGAAGTG CTGCAGGGGATGGAGCAGGAGTTGATCGGTGTTCCCTCGTCCTACCGGAACGCCATGTCCACCAGGCTGCGTCTGTTCCGCAGAGACCTGGGGAAGCtccagagagaggtgaagagctCTGACCTGTCCTCTACCCGGCCAGCAGAGGGCGCCTACGGCATCTACTCCTCTCAGAACGAACACAGC ACCCAGCTTCAGTCTCAGAGGGCCTTGCTGATCCAGGGACACGAGCACCTGAACAACGCCAGTCAGAGTATAGAGAGGAGTCAGCGCATCGCCGCAGAGACAGACCAGATCGGCGTGGACATCATTGAGGAGctgggagagcagagagaacagctggaCCGCACCAGAGACCGAGTGAGTGGGATTGGGAAGGTCTGTAGACACAAGGCTCTGATTGGGAAGCTCTGGAGACACAAGGCTCTGATTGAGAAGATGATGAtctggacagatcctagatcagattGA